Below is a window of Synergistota bacterium DNA.
CCACGGCAGTTGCTCTTATAATAAGGTGGAAGATCGACCTTGGTTTCTTTCCTATAGTGGTGTTGTTTTTCATTGGCGTTTGGGCTTCACATGTCTATTCAAAGGCCTTAAGAGATGACGATCCTCCCTGTGTTGTTATAGATGAGGTTGTGGGGTACTTCGTGGCTATGTATGGTTTTAGCGATATAATGTTACTTCCGAGCTTTTTTTTCTTCAGAATTCTTGATATAGTCAAGCCCTTTCCTGTAAGAGCGTTCGAAAAGCTGCCGGGGGGATGGGGTATAATGATGGATGATGTAATAGCTGGTATAGTTTCGAATGTTCTTATATCTCTCGGAGTCTGGTTCTGGGGGTTGCAAAGATGAGAGCGGTTGTTTTATCCACAGGCGATGA
It encodes the following:
- a CDS encoding phosphatidylglycerophosphatase A codes for the protein MGHDGIGKLAYYFATFGGLGKLFENRMPGTIATAVALIIRWKIDLGFFPIVVLFFIGVWASHVYSKALRDDDPPCVVIDEVVGYFVAMYGFSDIMLLPSFFFFRILDIVKPFPVRAFEKLPGGWGIMMDDVIAGIVSNVLISLGVWFWGLQR